One window from the genome of Candidatus Synechococcus calcipolaris G9 encodes:
- a CDS encoding Uma2 family endonuclease, whose amino-acid sequence MAITVDHAIQQKLLSVDEFLAHYRDDNRYELIDGEVFDLEPTGLHEEVAAFITTKICVQIDGLGLPWFVLQRGLLRPSKTGMTTFRPDIAVVDQGELTQEPLWYDQSILTLGTSIKFVAEVVSSNWQNDYARKLEDYAALGIPEYWIADYAGLGGTRHIGKPKQPTLSICTLVDGEYEIQQFRGSQTIVSSTFSGLKLTAEQVLRAGR is encoded by the coding sequence ATGGCTATTACAGTCGATCACGCAATTCAACAGAAGCTACTTAGCGTTGACGAGTTTCTCGCTCATTACCGTGATGATAACCGCTACGAACTAATCGACGGAGAGGTGTTCGACTTGGAACCAACAGGCTTGCATGAGGAGGTTGCAGCCTTCATAACGACGAAGATATGTGTTCAGATCGACGGATTAGGTTTACCTTGGTTTGTCCTCCAGCGGGGGCTGTTGCGCCCTTCTAAAACTGGTATGACGACATTTCGTCCTGATATCGCAGTTGTCGATCAAGGTGAACTGACCCAAGAGCCGCTTTGGTATGACCAGTCGATCTTGACTCTAGGCACTTCGATTAAATTTGTAGCGGAAGTTGTAAGTAGCAACTGGCAAAATGATTATGCTCGTAAGCTTGAAGACTACGCAGCGTTAGGCATCCCTGAATATTGGATTGCAGACTACGCAGGATTAGGGGGTACTCGACATATTGGGAAGCCCAAACAACCCACCCTCTCTATCTGTACGCTAGTAGATGGAGAGTATGAAATTCAGCAATTTCGAGGCAGTCAGACGATTGTTTCTTCAACTTTCTCAGGTTTGAAACTGACGGCTGAACAAGTGTTGAGGGCCGGTAGGTAG
- a CDS encoding DUF6375 family protein, with translation MKVWRGYGSEHSMNLVMIGQFKSVDDARKTKQTIDQLTEKFTDKIEVGRTRNRFEDEVFALLKDANIYTLGPLELEQFLYDISTRIEEDKLILTTDESDVSAFIKLMIDRGAKIEIFSAHDYPDTDYGRGK, from the coding sequence ATGAAAGTTTGGCGTGGCTATGGATCTGAGCACTCAATGAATCTAGTGATGATTGGGCAGTTTAAGAGCGTTGATGACGCGAGAAAAACCAAACAAACAATTGACCAGCTTACTGAAAAGTTTACTGACAAAATAGAAGTTGGCAGAACTCGAAACCGATTTGAGGATGAAGTTTTTGCTCTTTTAAAGGATGCAAATATCTATACTCTTGGGCCTCTGGAACTTGAGCAATTTTTGTATGACATAAGCACTCGAATAGAAGAAGACAAATTGATTCTAACTACTGATGAATCGGACGTTTCTGCTTTTATCAAGCTTATGATTGATAGAGGAGCAAAAATTGAGATTTTTTCAGCTCATGATTACCCAGATACTGATTATGGTCGGGGTAAATAG
- a CDS encoding radical SAM protein produces MFTVNKLSINTTSHLKIRFGAAGLHLFNRNTGLNLLVNEISLPPSMWSNAPRQVSIALTNACDLACPHCYAPKNPAVLNFERLTNWLTDLDANGCIGVGFGGGEPTLYPRLAELCSYTAEKTGLAVTMTTHAHHLSDRLLKDLAGNVNFIRVSMDGVEATYESLRGRLFATLIQRIRALSKSFPFGINFVVNSKTIDDLDKAIDLAEEFGCSEFLLLPEEATLRTSGIDSDTRRILQEWVANYRGFIPLAVSESGADGLPTCNPLIAETGLEAFAHIDASGILKRTSYSTDGVRITEDRVMPALYKLATSNQEVTS; encoded by the coding sequence ATGTTTACAGTCAATAAACTCTCTATCAATACTACTTCCCACTTAAAGATTCGTTTCGGAGCCGCAGGTTTACATTTATTCAATCGAAACACTGGCTTGAATCTCTTAGTAAATGAAATCAGTTTACCTCCAAGTATGTGGTCGAATGCTCCACGCCAGGTGTCAATTGCATTGACAAATGCTTGCGATCTTGCATGCCCTCACTGCTACGCACCGAAAAATCCTGCCGTGTTGAATTTTGAGCGGTTAACGAATTGGCTAACTGATTTAGATGCTAATGGTTGCATTGGTGTGGGCTTCGGGGGTGGGGAACCAACTCTGTATCCTCGGCTCGCAGAACTCTGCTCGTACACAGCCGAAAAAACGGGTTTGGCTGTTACCATGACCACTCATGCCCATCATCTCAGCGATCGACTTCTTAAAGATCTTGCAGGGAATGTGAATTTCATCAGAGTGAGTATGGATGGGGTTGAAGCCACCTATGAATCTCTCCGAGGAAGACTTTTTGCTACCTTGATTCAACGTATCAGGGCACTTAGTAAAAGTTTTCCATTTGGCATCAACTTTGTGGTTAACTCGAAAACTATTGATGATCTTGATAAAGCTATTGATCTCGCGGAGGAATTTGGCTGCTCTGAATTCTTACTCTTGCCTGAAGAAGCCACTCTAAGAACTAGCGGGATTGATAGCGATACTCGTAGGATATTGCAAGAATGGGTGGCTAACTACCGTGGATTTATTCCCCTTGCAGTCAGCGAGAGTGGTGCTGATGGACTTCCGACCTGTAATCCCCTTATTGCGGAAACAGGATTAGAGGCTTTTGCCCACATAGATGCTTCAGGAATTTTGAAACGAACCTCATATAGTACCGACGGTGTTCGGATTACTGAAGATAGAGTGATGCCAGCACTTTATAAGTTAGCTACAAGCAACCAGGAGGTGACTTCATGA
- a CDS encoding DUF5615 family PIN-like protein, whose protein sequence is MKLLLDECIDRRLSREFPGYEVKTVPQMGWSGVKNGKLLALAEAEFDIFITVDRNLSFQQNLPQFDIAVIVLQAPSNRLADLKPLAHQVLAILGIVAKGQATVVSI, encoded by the coding sequence ATGAAGCTCCTGTTGGATGAGTGTATTGATCGCAGGCTTTCAAGAGAATTTCCTGGCTACGAAGTAAAAACAGTTCCGCAAATGGGATGGTCAGGGGTCAAGAATGGAAAACTTCTTGCCCTTGCAGAAGCAGAGTTTGATATTTTCATTACCGTTGATCGGAATCTGTCATTCCAACAAAATTTACCGCAGTTTGATATTGCGGTAATTGTTTTGCAAGCACCATCCAATCGTTTAGCTGATCTCAAACCTCTAGCACATCAAGTTTTAGCTATTTTAGGGATCGTGGCTAAAGGACAAGCTACCGTGGTCAGCATTTAA
- the larE gene encoding ATP-dependent sacrificial sulfur transferase LarE, producing MIHHQLQRLRSLINEMDTALIAYSGGIDSTLVAKVAYDVLGDGAVAVTAVSPSLLMADLEDARIQAAAIGIRHQLIETQELSNPNYAKNPVNRCYFCKSELHDCLRSLAQGLGYPYVMDGVNADDLSDYRPGIAAAQERGVRSPLAEVGMTKLDVRQMAKHLGLPWWNKPAQPCLSSRFPYGEEITVEKLQRVGHAEHYLRKLGWTELRVRSQGDTARIELPPSQIQDFVMGTNLVTLVADLQGFGFRYITLDLEGFRSGKLNQGLAQASVGSIDLEITSPSTSIP from the coding sequence ATGATCCACCATCAACTCCAGCGTCTGCGATCCCTGATTAATGAAATGGATACGGCTCTGATTGCCTATTCCGGTGGCATTGATAGTACCTTAGTCGCAAAAGTTGCCTACGATGTTCTCGGCGATGGGGCGGTGGCTGTGACGGCAGTATCTCCTTCCCTACTGATGGCGGATTTAGAAGATGCCCGAATTCAAGCGGCGGCTATTGGCATTCGCCATCAACTCATTGAAACCCAAGAACTCAGTAATCCAAACTATGCCAAGAATCCAGTTAATCGCTGCTATTTTTGTAAAAGTGAACTCCATGATTGCCTGCGGAGTTTAGCCCAGGGGTTGGGGTATCCCTACGTCATGGATGGGGTGAATGCCGATGACCTATCAGACTATCGGCCAGGCATTGCGGCAGCGCAGGAACGGGGGGTGCGATCGCCCCTAGCGGAAGTGGGCATGACCAAGTTAGATGTGCGACAAATGGCGAAGCATCTGGGGTTGCCCTGGTGGAATAAGCCCGCCCAACCCTGTTTAAGCTCTCGTTTTCCCTATGGCGAAGAAATTACCGTTGAAAAACTACAGCGGGTGGGCCACGCGGAGCATTATCTGCGGAAATTAGGCTGGACAGAACTGCGGGTGCGAAGTCAAGGGGATACGGCCCGGATTGAACTGCCCCCCAGTCAAATTCAAGACTTTGTGATGGGTACGAACCTAGTAACCCTCGTGGCGGACTTGCAAGGGTTTGGTTTTCGCTATATCACACTAGATTTAGAAGGGTTTCGCAGCGGTAAACTCAATCAAGGCCTGGCCCAAGCTTCCGTAGGTTCTATCGATCTCGAGATTACTTCCCCCTCCACGTCTATCCCCTAA
- a CDS encoding CbtB domain-containing protein encodes MAASTSLWQRTKQITLSVPVQITLLTSLSSLILWTLFFSTYPPVHDALHTTRHNTMGVSCH; translated from the coding sequence ATGGCAGCTTCAACTTCTCTTTGGCAACGGACAAAACAGATCACCCTCTCCGTTCCTGTCCAGATTACCCTCCTTACGAGCCTGTCTTCCCTCATTCTCTGGACACTTTTCTTCAGTACCTATCCCCCGGTTCATGATGCCCTGCACACAACCCGCCACAATACCATGGGAGTTTCCTGCCACTAG
- the recJ gene encoding single-stranded-DNA-specific exonuclease RecJ gives MPIYNYLGAIAMVMWQRVSDDLAPADFVTAVQAMDPEAGNYTAQLLWQRGYRDIRELSGFFDPGNYTPTSALAFPEMAAALARLQQAQERQEKVVIWGDFDADGVTATAVLWQGLGQFFTPHTHLTYYIPNRLKESHGLSKAGLESLAQASCQLIITCDTGSSDATEIAYAQTLGMDVIVTDHHTMPTDPLGAIALINSRQFPQDHPLRHLSGVAVAYKLIEALYHVWPEQVQEPLDHLLDLVAIGLIADLVELRGDCRYLAQRGIAQLQKSQRPGIRLLLDRCKAKGDRATDIGFGLGPRINAVSRIYGDAGLVVDLLTSKDEKYCRNLVNQVELANDRRKALQKDVFQDACTQVERLDLSTTRVIILMDDQWPAGVLGLVAGQLTQEYGRPVILLNGNGENPETAMAAGSARSYGGIDLYELFHSHGHLLDRYGGHPFAAGLRLPVRNISLLQAALNQSLGETLDIPNFGEKVITIDLEVKVHELGQALFRELYLLEPYGMGNPVPKLLLKNVTLTKIQQLTTKDSRGKRQNYSFTTFEFDRRAANLPNFDGIAWNYKAVDFPKGPCDLVIELGIDAKRKVYQARVIDIHPSQTLEVTTATDTLDWLWDYRQKPFPKLKTPVLMMRQCPQSWQDWRDWFQRAQAENLPLMLAYPLPQLSPPEHTWRIFVGTIKYLSHHREPVSRSELKLRLNLGDRSLDLGLRVLLVLGIHIETDRDPGHRDDLDIIYRFTWPQAPSYNMPSSGTALEQFFEALREEQFRYRYFGSIPLNTLKKVLSTG, from the coding sequence GTGCCGATCTACAACTACCTAGGAGCGATCGCCATGGTGATGTGGCAACGGGTTAGCGATGACTTAGCCCCTGCGGATTTTGTAACAGCCGTTCAAGCCATGGACCCCGAGGCAGGGAACTATACGGCCCAGCTTCTTTGGCAACGGGGCTATCGTGATATTCGTGAACTCAGTGGCTTTTTTGATCCTGGGAACTATACCCCTACCTCAGCCTTGGCTTTTCCAGAGATGGCGGCGGCCCTCGCCCGGCTTCAGCAGGCCCAAGAACGTCAGGAAAAAGTTGTCATTTGGGGAGACTTTGATGCCGATGGTGTAACGGCAACGGCGGTGCTATGGCAGGGGTTAGGTCAATTTTTTACTCCCCATACCCACCTAACGTACTACATTCCCAACCGACTCAAGGAATCCCATGGTCTCTCAAAAGCAGGATTAGAGAGCCTGGCCCAGGCCAGTTGTCAGTTAATTATTACCTGTGACACGGGCAGCAGTGATGCCACGGAAATTGCCTATGCCCAGACCTTAGGCATGGATGTCATTGTCACCGATCACCACACCATGCCCACTGACCCCCTAGGGGCGATCGCCCTGATTAATTCCCGCCAGTTTCCCCAAGATCATCCCCTCCGCCATCTATCGGGCGTGGCCGTAGCCTATAAACTCATAGAGGCCCTGTACCACGTCTGGCCCGAACAGGTACAGGAACCCCTAGACCATCTGTTAGATTTGGTGGCCATTGGCCTGATTGCGGATCTAGTTGAACTGCGGGGAGATTGCCGTTACCTTGCCCAGCGGGGCATTGCCCAACTCCAAAAAAGTCAACGGCCGGGGATCCGGCTGCTCCTGGATCGGTGTAAAGCCAAGGGCGATCGGGCCACTGATATTGGTTTTGGTCTGGGACCGCGGATTAATGCCGTTAGTCGCATCTATGGGGATGCGGGGCTAGTGGTGGATCTGCTGACCAGCAAGGATGAGAAATACTGCCGTAATTTAGTCAATCAAGTGGAATTGGCTAACGATCGCCGTAAGGCTCTCCAAAAGGATGTGTTCCAAGATGCCTGCACCCAGGTGGAACGGTTGGATCTGTCCACAACTCGGGTGATTATTTTAATGGATGATCAATGGCCCGCTGGCGTGTTGGGATTAGTCGCCGGGCAACTCACCCAGGAGTATGGTCGTCCCGTGATTTTACTCAATGGGAATGGAGAGAACCCGGAAACAGCTATGGCCGCAGGTTCAGCCCGATCCTATGGCGGCATTGATCTCTATGAATTGTTTCACAGCCATGGCCATCTCCTGGATCGCTATGGTGGCCATCCCTTTGCTGCTGGTTTACGTTTGCCGGTGCGGAATATTTCCCTATTGCAGGCTGCCTTGAATCAATCCCTAGGGGAAACCTTGGATATTCCTAACTTTGGCGAGAAGGTGATTACCATTGATCTGGAAGTGAAGGTTCATGAGTTAGGCCAGGCCCTTTTTCGAGAACTCTATTTGCTAGAACCCTACGGTATGGGCAATCCTGTACCCAAATTACTCCTAAAAAATGTCACCCTCACGAAAATCCAACAACTAACCACTAAAGATAGTCGGGGTAAGAGACAAAATTATAGTTTCACCACCTTTGAGTTTGATCGCCGTGCCGCTAACTTACCCAACTTCGATGGCATTGCCTGGAATTATAAAGCAGTGGATTTTCCCAAGGGGCCCTGCGATCTGGTGATTGAATTAGGGATTGACGCAAAAAGGAAAGTTTATCAGGCTCGAGTGATTGATATTCATCCCAGCCAAACCCTGGAAGTAACGACGGCCACGGATACCCTAGATTGGCTATGGGATTACCGGCAAAAGCCCTTCCCCAAACTAAAAACCCCCGTGCTGATGATGCGCCAATGCCCCCAAAGCTGGCAGGACTGGCGGGACTGGTTCCAACGGGCCCAAGCGGAAAATCTGCCCCTGATGTTGGCCTATCCGCTCCCCCAATTGTCTCCGCCGGAGCATACCTGGAGAATATTCGTTGGCACGATCAAATACCTAAGCCATCACCGCGAACCTGTCAGTCGTTCTGAGTTAAAACTGCGCCTGAATCTGGGCGATCGCTCCCTAGACCTGGGGTTACGGGTCTTACTAGTCCTAGGGATTCACATTGAAACGGATCGGGATCCTGGACATCGGGATGATCTGGACATAATCTATCGATTTACCTGGCCCCAAGCTCCCAGCTATAACATGCCATCTAGTGGGACGGCCCTTGAGCAGTTTTTCGAGGCCCTCAGGGAAGAGCAGTTTCGTTACCGCTATTTTGGGTCAATTCCCCTTAATACCTTGAAAAAAGTATTATCAACGGGTTAG
- a CDS encoding DUF433 domain-containing protein yields the protein MLKNSPIISASPEIMGGTPVFTGTRVPAQTLLDYLKAGESIDDFLDGFPTVTREQVIALLEEAGKQVIGTAA from the coding sequence ATGCTTAAGAACTCCCCAATCATTAGTGCATCCCCTGAGATTATGGGCGGCACTCCAGTATTTACTGGCACTAGGGTTCCTGCTCAAACGCTACTGGACTATCTTAAGGCAGGAGAATCCATAGATGATTTCTTAGATGGATTTCCAACTGTGACCAGAGAGCAGGTCATCGCCCTACTTGAAGAGGCTGGGAAACAGGTTATTGGTACGGCGGCATAG
- a CDS encoding type II toxin-antitoxin system RelB/DinJ family antitoxin yields the protein MKTQTTKVQARMSPNLKARAEEIFAELGITSTEAIRMLYQQVILRRGLPFAVEIPNEITLAAIAEAEDPERLETVDDIDVFLASL from the coding sequence ATGAAAACTCAGACAACAAAAGTTCAAGCAAGGATGAGCCCAAACCTAAAAGCAAGGGCAGAGGAGATTTTTGCTGAGTTGGGGATTACGTCAACCGAGGCGATCCGTATGTTGTATCAACAGGTGATACTCCGTCGAGGTTTGCCTTTTGCAGTAGAAATTCCAAATGAGATTACGTTGGCTGCGATCGCAGAAGCAGAAGATCCTGAGCGATTGGAGACTGTTGACGATATTGACGTTTTTCTGGCAAGCCTTTAG
- a CDS encoding response regulator transcription factor: MSGHLLLVDDEPGLREAVQAYLEDSGFTVTAVSSAQAALDYLQSEIPDLVISDIMMPQVDGYEFLESLRSESHLSHIPVIFLTARGMKRDRIQGYDAGCDAYLSKPFDPDELVAIVNNLIRRQAAARDEAEPNLASLAQQIAELRTMLVKQGGKSTTVQPIKLDLTPREESVLQLVVQGLMNKEIASQLNTSVRNIEKYVSRLFVKTGTSSRTELVRFALENNLAS; the protein is encoded by the coding sequence ATGAGTGGCCATCTTTTATTAGTGGACGATGAACCGGGCCTACGGGAAGCCGTACAGGCCTACCTGGAAGACAGTGGCTTTACGGTAACGGCGGTATCCAGTGCCCAGGCAGCTTTGGACTATTTACAATCGGAGATTCCAGATTTGGTGATCAGCGATATTATGATGCCCCAGGTGGATGGTTACGAATTTCTAGAGTCTCTACGCAGTGAAAGCCATTTAAGCCATATTCCGGTGATTTTTCTGACGGCACGGGGCATGAAGCGCGATCGCATCCAGGGCTATGATGCTGGTTGTGATGCCTATCTCTCTAAACCCTTTGACCCCGATGAATTAGTCGCCATTGTCAATAATCTGATCCGACGGCAGGCCGCTGCTCGGGATGAAGCAGAGCCAAATTTAGCCAGTCTTGCCCAACAAATTGCGGAACTACGAACCATGCTGGTGAAGCAGGGGGGGAAATCAACCACGGTACAGCCAATCAAGTTAGATTTAACCCCTCGGGAAGAAAGTGTTTTACAATTAGTCGTCCAAGGACTCATGAATAAGGAAATTGCCAGTCAGCTAAATACCAGTGTGCGGAATATTGAAAAGTATGTGAGTCGTCTTTTTGTAAAAACGGGAACAAGTAGCCGTACCGAATTAGTCCGCTTTGCCCTTGAAAATAATCTAGCCTCCTAG
- a CDS encoding ArsR/SmtB family transcription factor encodes MLRLSNAALRHIADYFKVLSEPSRLQVLCVLKDGSKNVTEIMAATGLGQANVSKHLKILAQAALVKRHPQGVTVYYEIADPIIFELCELACRSLEYRLRQQSQYLGQLSDNFISDDFS; translated from the coding sequence ATGCTGCGCCTATCCAATGCTGCCCTTCGTCATATTGCCGATTACTTTAAGGTGCTATCGGAACCGAGTCGCCTGCAAGTGTTGTGTGTGCTGAAGGATGGCTCAAAAAACGTCACGGAAATTATGGCCGCAACGGGATTGGGACAGGCAAATGTCTCGAAACACTTGAAAATCCTAGCGCAGGCAGCCTTAGTCAAGCGTCATCCCCAGGGAGTGACTGTATATTACGAAATTGCCGATCCCATAATTTTTGAGCTATGTGAACTTGCCTGCCGAAGTTTGGAATATCGGTTAAGGCAACAGTCTCAGTACTTAGGACAGTTATCTGATAATTTTATATCCGATGATTTTAGCTAA
- the fabG gene encoding 3-oxoacyl-[acyl-carrier-protein] reductase has protein sequence MSEQVAIVTGASRGIGRAIALDLASTGAKVVVNYARSQEAAGQVVAEIQQQGGTAIALGADVSNAEQVESLVTTVMEQWGQVDILVNNAGITKDTLLLRMSLEDWQAVIDLNLTGVFLCTRQVSKLMLKQRRGRIINIASVAGQMGNPGQANYSAAKAGVIGFTKTVAKELASRGITVNAVAPGFIATEMTANLKADEILKFIPLGRYGQAEEVAGMVKFLGTDPAAAYITGQVFNVDGGMVMA, from the coding sequence GTGAGTGAACAGGTTGCCATTGTTACAGGAGCTTCTCGGGGTATTGGGCGGGCGATCGCCCTGGATTTAGCCAGTACCGGAGCCAAGGTTGTTGTTAATTATGCCCGTTCCCAGGAGGCAGCAGGCCAAGTTGTTGCCGAGATTCAACAGCAGGGAGGCACGGCGATCGCCCTTGGTGCGGATGTTTCCAATGCTGAACAGGTGGAATCCTTGGTGACAACCGTCATGGAACAATGGGGGCAAGTGGATATTTTGGTGAATAATGCCGGCATTACCAAAGATACGCTGCTATTGCGAATGAGCCTTGAGGATTGGCAGGCCGTCATTGACTTAAACCTAACCGGGGTGTTTCTCTGTACCCGTCAAGTGAGTAAACTTATGCTTAAACAACGCCGGGGGCGGATTATTAATATTGCTTCCGTCGCAGGTCAAATGGGAAACCCGGGCCAGGCAAACTACAGTGCGGCCAAGGCAGGGGTGATTGGCTTCACTAAAACCGTCGCCAAGGAACTGGCCAGTCGGGGGATTACCGTCAACGCCGTGGCTCCCGGATTCATTGCCACAGAAATGACCGCCAACCTCAAGGCCGATGAGATTCTCAAATTCATTCCCCTGGGACGCTATGGCCAAGCGGAGGAAGTGGCGGGCATGGTGAAATTCCTAGGAACCGATCCTGCCGCCGCCTATATCACCGGGCAAGTCTTTAATGTGGATGGGGGGATGGTCATGGCCTAG
- a CDS encoding type II toxin-antitoxin system YafQ family toxin — protein sequence MREEKITSQFKKDARAAKARGKDMAKLASVIKKLQADEPLDSRYKDHVLLGGWKPKRECHIEPDWLLIYDTSQPGLLILVRTGSHSDLFEKTKRKKK from the coding sequence GTGCGTGAGGAAAAAATTACCAGTCAATTCAAGAAAGATGCAAGGGCTGCTAAAGCTCGCGGTAAAGACATGGCTAAGCTGGCATCTGTCATCAAAAAACTTCAAGCAGATGAACCACTGGACTCCCGTTATAAGGATCATGTTCTTCTTGGGGGTTGGAAGCCAAAAAGGGAATGTCATATCGAACCAGACTGGCTCTTGATTTATGACACCTCGCAGCCAGGGTTACTGATCTTAGTCAGAACAGGCAGCCACTCTGATCTATTTGAAAAGACTAAGCGGAAGAAAAAATAG
- the fni gene encoding type 2 isopentenyl-diphosphate Delta-isomerase, whose amino-acid sequence MNNPRASDIEHRKAEHLDICIHGDVESPLVSTGLERYRFRHTCLPELDFDDLDIQTTFLGWPLAAPLLISSMTGGTALAGKINRRLARAAQHFRIPMGVGSQRVLLEQPQIAETFAVREVAPDTPLLANIGAVQLNYGCGVDDCGKIIKILDANALILHLNPLQEAVQTRGDRNFKGLLPKIRDLCQQLEVPVIVKEVGNGISGAIADQLIQAGVAAIDVAGAGGTSWAKVEAARATDPRQRALGQTFADWGIPTADCLQDIRENHPDYPLIASGGLKNGLDVAKAIALGADLGGLARPFLQAAHISEEALFEHIEITLGELKTVLFCTGCKNLSQLHQGSSLLRNP is encoded by the coding sequence ATGAATAATCCCCGTGCTAGTGACATTGAGCATCGTAAGGCTGAGCACCTAGATATTTGCATCCATGGGGATGTGGAATCACCCCTTGTCTCCACAGGGCTGGAACGCTATCGCTTTCGTCATACCTGTTTACCTGAATTAGATTTTGATGATCTGGATATTCAGACCACCTTTTTGGGATGGCCCTTAGCGGCCCCTTTATTAATTTCATCCATGACGGGGGGAACGGCCCTAGCGGGAAAAATTAATCGTCGGTTAGCCCGTGCCGCTCAACATTTTCGGATTCCCATGGGTGTCGGTTCCCAACGAGTGTTATTGGAGCAACCGCAAATCGCCGAAACCTTTGCCGTGCGAGAGGTTGCCCCGGATACTCCCCTCTTGGCAAATATTGGCGCGGTGCAATTGAACTATGGCTGTGGGGTGGACGACTGTGGCAAAATTATTAAAATTTTAGATGCCAATGCCCTGATTCTCCATCTCAATCCGCTTCAGGAGGCGGTGCAAACCCGAGGCGATCGCAACTTTAAGGGACTCCTGCCCAAAATCAGGGATCTGTGCCAGCAATTAGAGGTACCCGTCATTGTCAAAGAGGTGGGGAATGGTATTTCCGGGGCGATCGCCGATCAGCTGATCCAGGCTGGGGTAGCGGCCATTGATGTCGCCGGTGCGGGAGGAACCTCCTGGGCCAAGGTGGAAGCAGCGCGGGCCACGGATCCTCGCCAACGCGCCTTGGGGCAAACCTTTGCGGACTGGGGGATTCCTACGGCGGACTGTCTTCAGGATATTCGTGAAAACCACCCGGACTATCCTTTGATTGCCTCTGGCGGTCTCAAGAATGGGTTAGACGTGGCCAAGGCGATCGCCCTGGGAGCTGATCTGGGGGGGCTGGCCCGACCGTTTCTGCAAGCGGCCCATATTTCCGAAGAAGCCTTATTTGAACATATTGAGATCACCCTAGGGGAACTAAAAACCGTTTTATTTTGTACTGGTTGTAAGAACCTTAGCCAACTCCATCAGGGAAGTTCATTACTCAGAAATCCCTAA
- the ytaF gene encoding sporulation membrane protein YtaF: MNFLSLLPIAIALSLDSFGVGVTYGARRLRVPLGSLGIITLCTGLSLVIAVLIGDLLVALLSKELTESIGGFLLVAIGLYAVINHFKSQLQRSSKPLDYHANPTDRPGYHPPEHENLGVIPEILQDPMAADFDHSNSISLQEAFFLGLALSIDSFVAGVSIRLLGYSPWLIIFTIAMMSSIFLYIGIQTGIMIAGHRWLKQLPYFPSTMLIVIGLHKIF, encoded by the coding sequence ATGAATTTCCTATCTTTGTTGCCGATCGCCATTGCCCTGAGTCTGGATAGTTTTGGAGTAGGTGTCACCTATGGGGCCCGCCGTCTCCGAGTCCCCCTGGGATCTCTGGGCATTATTACCCTTTGCACGGGTCTGAGTTTAGTCATTGCTGTTCTGATTGGGGATTTGCTCGTTGCCCTACTGTCTAAGGAATTAACCGAGTCCATTGGTGGATTCCTATTGGTGGCGATCGGGCTGTATGCGGTGATTAATCATTTCAAATCCCAATTACAGCGATCCTCAAAACCCCTGGATTACCACGCCAACCCGACGGATCGGCCCGGGTATCACCCCCCGGAACACGAAAATTTAGGGGTCATTCCAGAGATTCTCCAGGATCCCATGGCCGCCGACTTCGACCACTCCAACTCCATTTCCTTGCAGGAGGCCTTCTTTTTGGGGCTGGCCCTCTCCATTGATTCCTTTGTGGCGGGGGTGAGTATTCGCCTGTTGGGATATTCTCCCTGGCTGATTATTTTTACCATTGCCATGATGAGTAGTATCTTTCTCTACATTGGCATTCAAACTGGAATCATGATTGCTGGCCACCGTTGGCTGAAACAACTCCCCTATTTTCCCAGCACGATGTTGATTGTGATTGGACTCCATAAAATCTTTTAG